From the genome of Candidozyma auris chromosome 2, complete sequence, one region includes:
- a CDS encoding cysteine protease ATG4 — protein MPPESSKEESSSSSPTSETAHSSSNSVQTSLDRAHVNEPKNAGSGTDSPSEAQNSFQSVLAQFWQRIRSPEATDQPQPSGSVVIMGSSYQGTLTSPHITEAIQRRIWFTYRTGFEPIPKAEDGPSPLSFIGSMIVHGANPHGTISGLFDNSNFTSDVGWGCMIRTAQCLLANTLQTVLVKGAVKEGKMPDWNAVNSHVISLFKDTYKTPYSLHNFVRVASHSPLKVKPGQWFGPSAASLSIKRLSCAANQRGNISPELSVMICESCDLHDDEVKHVFEQSGRPLLLLFPIRLGIETINSIYYPSLFQLLSLRNSMGIAGGKPSSSFYFFGYQDQSLLYLDPHTSQHIDQTNGSYKPATCSTVHISGLDPSMVVGLLVESYQDYEELKAKLKDANKIVHFHERAPARKSASVPVQDRSMEHVESERDSIEDLGDFVDLGDDIADPISEAEFGNDSFDPSSSFVAKYDVVDGPSPVTVLDDEEEA, from the coding sequence ATGCCTCCGGAACTGTCGAAAGAGgagtcatcttcttcgagtcCGACCTCAGAAACTGCCCATTCCTCGAGTAATTCTGTCCAAACAAGTCTAGACCGTGCACATGTCAATGAACCCAAAAATGCTGGCTCAGGAACAGATTCTCCAtcagaagctcaaaatctGTTTCAAAGCGTGTTGGCTCAATTCTGGCAAAGAATCCGATCACCAGAAGCTACAGATCAGCCACAGCCGCTGGGACTGGTGGTCATTATGGGCTCCTCCTACCAGGGTACGTTGACTCTGCCACATATCACTGAGGCTATCCAGAGACGGATTTGGTTCACATACAGAACAGGTTTCGAGCCTATCCCGAAGGCAGAAGATGGGCCCAGTCCACTTTCATTCATTGGGTCCATGATTGTGCATGGAGCAAACCCACACGGAACCATTTCTGGGTTATTTGACAACTCTAACTTCACCTCTGACGTTGGCTGGGGGTGTATGATACGAACGGCTCAATGCTTGCTTGCCAATACGCTTCAGACTGTGCTAGTGAAAGGTGCCGTGAAGGAGGGCAAAATGCCCGATTGGAATGCTGTAAACTCCCATGTGATCTCCTTGTTTAAAGATACCTACAAGACCCCGTACTCTTTGCACAACTTTGTCAGGGTTGCCTCGCATCTGCcattgaaggtgaagcCAGGGCAGTGGTTCGGTCCCAGCGCTGCATCATTATCAATCAAACGACTCTCTTGCGCAGCAAACCAGAGAGGCAATATTTCCCCGGAATTGAGTGTCATGATTTGCGAGAGCTGTGATCTACATGATGACGAAGTTAAGCACGTGTTTGAGCAAAGCGGAAGACcacttcttttgctcttccCCATACGACTCGGTATTGAGACCATAAACTCAATCTACTATCCCAGCTTGTTCCAGCTCCTATCCCTTCGCAATTCTATGGGTATCGCCGGAGGAAAACCGTCCTCCAGcttctatttttttggttACCAAGACCAACTGCTTCTATACTTGGACCCTCACACTTCACAGCATATCGATCAAACTAATGGCTCATATAAGCCCGCCACTTGCAGCACAGTACACATATCAGGGCTAGACCCTTCCATGGTTGttggtcttcttgttgaatCTTATCAGGACTAtgaggagctcaaagcAAAACTCAAGGATGCCAATAAAATAGTTCACTTTCATGAACGTGCACCTGCAAGAAAGTCCGCCTCAGTGCCCGTGCAAGACAGAAGTATGGAACATGTGGAATCAGAACGCGACAGCATAGAAGATTTgggtgattttgttgatcttggagATGATATTGCTGACCCAATTTCTGAAGCAGAGTTTGGCAATGATTCCTTTGATCCTTCTAGCTCAtttgttgcaaaatatgATGTTGTCGATGGTCCGTCCCCAGTAACagttcttgatgacgaggaagaggcGTAA
- the SSU72 gene encoding RNA polymerase II subunit A C-terminal domain phosphatase: MRICTVCASNNNRSMESHKQLRDAGFEVSSFGTGSSVKLPGPSIDRPNVYEFGTPYEQIYQDLISQEYRKMYEANGLISMLDRNRQVKRAPEKWHANAAAGKFDLVITCEERCFDSVLEDLMMRMNNKSEEEEAKDVRQVVHVINVDIKDDNENAKIGGKGIVKLVKMINEYREKEKQRKVDEGQEDQYPVIMEDEIMKILTEWQRDHVHLPTLYSASYY; encoded by the coding sequence ATGAGAATATGCACGGTCTGTGCatccaacaacaacagatCCATGGAGTCCCACAAACAGCTTCGAGACGCAGGTTTCGAAGTAAGCTCTTTTGGTACTGGTTCTTCCGTGAAGCTTCCAGGCCCCTCTATCGACAGGCCAAATGTCTATGAGTTTGGAACCCCTTACGAGCAAATATACCAGGACTTGATTTCACAGGAATACAGGAAAATGTATGAGGCCAATGGGTTGATCCTGATGCTAGACAGAAACAGACAAGTTAAAAGAGCCCCCGAGAAGTGGCATGCCAATGCTGCAGCAGGTAAGTTCGATCTTGTGATAACCTGTGAAGAGAGGTGTTTTGACTCGGTATTGGAGGATCTCATGATGAGAATGAACAACAAGtcagaagaggaggaagcgAAAGACGTCAGGCAAGTGGTTCACGTCATTAATGTGGACATCAAGGATGATAACGAAAATGCCAAGATAGGTGGTAAGGGAATAGTGAAATtagtgaagatgataaaCGAATacagagagaaagagaagcagcGAAAGGTCGACGAGGGTCAAGAGGACCAGTATCCTGTGATCATGGAAGATGAAATAATGAAAATTTTGACCGAGTGGCAGCGTGACCATGTTCATTTGCCCACGCTCTACAGCGCGTCCTACTACTAA